In Carya illinoinensis cultivar Pawnee chromosome 7, C.illinoinensisPawnee_v1, whole genome shotgun sequence, the following are encoded in one genomic region:
- the LOC122314986 gene encoding uncharacterized protein LOC122314986, with amino-acid sequence MFGYLCSRHLLLGKHWRTNLGFLPKNGFFIGKSFASVGLSESNEKLEEEEHSFAVSYFINYCGLSTKSAILASQRVRFRTPEKPDSVLNLLKENGFTNTQISRLVKIEPRLLLSNPEKTLLPKIEFFRSMGASSSDLSRILSSNPSLLRRSLEKHLIPCYDFLKSVLILDEKVVTVFKRSPWVVLMHNMVPNIALLREVGVPQSIISFLVTNFPSTAFVKHTRFAEAIHELKEMGYDTSKTVIVYAIQVLLRMSEPELESKLEFYRRWGWSKDVALLAFKRHPNCMLLSDKKITKAMDFLVNKMGCSSTNIARNPTVLFFSLEKRIMPRCSVIQILIAKGLVKNDLSPATFILPGERCFLVRGATPPCTTENSKKKTGLKM; translated from the coding sequence ATGTTTGGTTACCTCTGTTCAAGACATCTATTACTAGGCAAACACTGGAGGACCAATTTGGGTTTTCTTCCGAAAAATGGTTTCTTTATTGGCAAATCATTTGCTTCAGTCGGTTTATCTGAATCTAATGAAaaactagaagaagaagagcatTCTTTTGCGGTGTCTTACTTCATAAACTATTGTGGGTTGTCCACAAAATCTGCTATTTTAGCATCCCAGAGGGTACGATTTCGAACTCCGGAGAAACCAGACTCAGTGCTTAATCTCCTCAAAGAGAATGGGTTCACCAATACCCAAATCTCCCGGCTTGTCAAGATAGAACCGCGGCTGCTTTTATCTAATCCTGAGAAGACCCTTTTGCCCAAGATTGAGTTTTTCCGTTCTATGGGGGCTTCAAGCTCCGACCTCTCTAGGATCCTCTCTTCAAACCCTTCTCTGTTAAGAAGGAGCTTGGAGAAACATCTTATACCCTGTTATGATTTCCTCAAGAGTGTGCTTATTCTTGACGAGAAAGTTGTTACCGTTTTCAAGCGCTCACCATGGGTTGTTTTAATGCATAATATGGTTCCCAATATAGCACTTTTGAGAGAAGTTGGAGTGCCTCAATCCATAATCTCTTTCTTGGTAACTAATTTTCCTTCTACAGCGTTTGTTAAGCATACTAGGTTTGCTGAGGCTATCCACGAGTTGAAGGAAATGGGATATGATACCTCCAAAACGGTTATTGTCTATGCGATCCAAGTTTTATTGAGGATGAGTGAACCAGAGTTGGAATCGAAGTTGGAGTTTTATAGGAGATGGGGTTGGTCAAAAGATGTTGCTCTCTTAGCCTTTAAAAGGCATCCAAATTGTATGCTTTTATCAGATAAGAAGATCACAAAAGCAATGGACTTCCTTGTGAACAAAATGGGTTGTTCATCAACAAACATTGCTAGAAATCCTACAGTTCTATTTTTCAGCTTGGAGAAGAGGATTATGCCTAGATGTTCAGTTATTCAGATTTTGATAGCCAAGGGTTTGGTTAAGAATGATTTGTCCCCGGCCACTTTCATACTACCTGGTGAGAGGTGCTTCCTGGTGAGAGGTGCGACCCCGCCATGTACTACGGAGAATAGTAAGAAGAAGACGGGCCTGAAGATGTGA